A single region of the Gossypium arboreum isolate Shixiya-1 chromosome 12, ASM2569848v2, whole genome shotgun sequence genome encodes:
- the LOC108478959 gene encoding SKP1-like protein 1B has protein sequence MESTSKKVTLSSSDGRTFEVEEAVAFQSQTIKHLYETGCTGDFIPIPNVTGDILSMVIRYCEKHVDSDTAAGKESFYSNKLKRWDALFVKVDQSTLFDLILAADFMNINSLMDLTCKTVANMMKGKTTEEIRGTFNIKNDYTLEAEEMVRRENQWAFE, from the exons ATGGAATCAACTTCGAAGAAGGTAACTTTGAGCAGCTCCGACGGGCGGACTTTCGAGGTGGAGGAAGCGGTTGCATTCCAGTCTCAGACGATCAAACACTTGTACGAAACAGGTTGCACCGGCGACTTCATCCCTATCCCTAACGTCACCGGCGACATTTTATCCATGGTTATCCGGTACTGCGAGAAGCACGTAGATTCGGATACCGCCGCTGGCAAGGAAAGCTTCTACAGTAACAAACTCAAGCGCTGGGATGCTCTTTTtgtcaaggttgaccaaagcaccCTCTTCGACCTCATCTTG GCGGCCGACTTTATGAATATAAATAGCTTGATGGACTTGACATGCAAAACTGTTGCCAACATGATGAAGGGGAAGACAACTGAGGAGATTCGTGGTACCTTCAACATCAAGAACGATTACACCCTCGAGGCAGAAGAGATGGTTAGGAGGGAGAACCAATGGGCATTCGAATGA